From one Paramormyrops kingsleyae isolate MSU_618 chromosome 1, PKINGS_0.4, whole genome shotgun sequence genomic stretch:
- the LOC140578590 gene encoding hyaluronidase-5-like: MDLIIWMKGSSPLPLPLLLLSVLGSIHAELPYPPTATPLFEGYPYGVIWNMPTPVCKKNNILLDTSPFQAVTTPEAVPDQFLFLFYTSRLGLYPFVDDATKKETNGGIPQKGNLKASLEVAQQDVAQFIPSETSTGLAVIDWEAWRPLWDTNWDSKTIYRTLSIDYARQLHPSLSPSQAEPVAKEQFQTAARNFMEDTMKLGISMRPSHLWGFYLFPECYNYGWDGADYTGECPTNAQTRNNELLWLWQTSTALYPSVYLGSRLANTHKAALYVRNQVHEAMRVASLPKHPFNVPIYVYTRPVFTDQVNKFLSVEDLVHTLGENAAVGASGSVLWGGSADFHDKASCEALSSYLTSTLNPYIANVTAASRLCSESLCQGNGRCIRKDYNSDVYLHLNPASFSVRKSNGKYVAVGIPTLSDLTYFSDHFTCQCYAGLSCSPRIASKLPNKPMAIPV; this comes from the exons ATGGATTTGATCATCTGGATGAAGGGATCCAGTCCTCTCCCGCTGCCCCTTCTTCTGCTATCAGTATTGGGCAGCATTCATGCTGAGCTCCCCTATCCTCCTACTGCCACCCCGCTGTTTGAGGGATACCCTTACGGTGTCATATGGAACATGCCAACTCCTGTTTGCAAGAAAAACAACATCCTGCTGGACACCTCGCCATTCCAGGCCGTTACCACCCCAGAGGCTGTTCCTGACCAGTTCCTCTTCCTGTTCTACACCAGCCGTCTGGGGTTGTACCCATTTGTGGATGATGCAACGAAGAAGGAGACCAATGGAGGCATTCCACAGAAGGGCAACCTGAAGGCCAGCTTGGAAGTCGCCCAGCAGGATGTTGCCCAATTTATACCTTCAGAAACCTCCACTGGTCTGGCTGTCATTGACTGGGAGGCCTGGCGTCCCCTGTGGGACACAAACTGGGACTCTAAGACTATCTACCGCACGCTGTCTATTGACTATGCCCGTCAGCTTCACCCCTCACTTTCCCCATCTCAAGCTGAGCCTGTGGCCAAGGAGCAGTTCCAAACAGCTGCTAGAAACTTCATGGAGGACACAATGAAGCTAGGGATCAGTATGAGGCCCAGTCACCTCTGGGGCTTCTATCTCTTCCCTGAATGCTATAACTATGGTTGGGATGGTGCAGACTACACAGGAGAGTGTCCCACAAATGCACAGACCAGAAACAACGAGCTCCTGTGGCTGTGGCAGACGAGCACGGCCCTCTACCCATCCGTCTACCTAGGGAGCCGTCTGGCCAACACCCACAAGGCCGCTCTCTACGTCCGCAACCAAGTTCATGAGGCCATGAGGGTGGCCAGCCTGCCTAAGCACCCCTTCAATGTCCCCATCTACGTTTACACCCGTCCTGTCTTTACCGATCAAGTCAACAAATTCTTGAGTGTG GAGGACCTGGTCCACACTCTGGGTGAGAATGCAGCTGTAGGGGCCTCGGGTTCAGTGCTCTGGGGTGGCAGTGCAGATTTCCATGACAAG GCATCATGTGAGGCCTTATCCTCCTACCTGACCTCCACCCTGAACCCCTACATCGCCAATGTGACGGCAGCTTCCAGGCTCTGCAGCGAGTCACTCTGCCAGGGTAACGGGCGCTGCATCCGGAAGGACTACAACTCTGACGTCTACCTGCACCTGAATCCTGCCAGCTTCTCTGTCCGAAAATCCAACGGGAAGTACGTGGCGGTGGGCATTCCCACCCTCTCTGACCTCACCTACTTCTCCGATCACTTCACCTGCCAGTGCTACGCTGGGCTGAGCTGCTCGCCCCGGATAGCGAGCAAGCTCCCTAACAAACCCATGGCCATTCCTGTGTAA